The following coding sequences are from one Acidobacteriota bacterium window:
- a CDS encoding molybdopterin-guanine dinucleotide biosynthesis protein MobB → MRHRKDSWRMAEAGAPDVAVVGAGRVAFLGDLQGLDPEFEEPNPRSLALILFPRADLVLAEGFTRSHAPCVEVRGPAEAGALAEFLLESLGLRPRRAAACAPGTVHPTPAGVR, encoded by the coding sequence ATGAGACACCGCAAGGACTCGTGGCGCATGGCGGAGGCCGGTGCGCCAGATGTCGCAGTCGTGGGCGCCGGACGCGTGGCCTTCCTCGGGGATCTCCAGGGGCTCGATCCCGAATTCGAGGAGCCCAACCCGAGGTCCCTCGCTCTCATCCTCTTTCCCCGCGCAGATCTCGTCCTCGCCGAGGGGTTCACGCGCTCCCATGCCCCGTGCGTCGAGGTTCGGGGGCCAGCGGAGGCCGGGGCGCTGGCGGAGTTCTTGCTTGAGTCTCTCGGGCTTCGGCCACGCCGGGCGGCGGCGTGCGCGCCCGGCACCGTCCACCCGACGCCCGCGGGGGTGCGATGA
- the bcrC gene encoding benzoyl-CoA reductase subunit C, protein MLETILARAEEIAFDLDLTSVRRFKSHEPSRRAIGFMPIFIPREIVHAAGMLPVGLMGGGDRLEIIRGDAYFQSYICHIPRSTIEMGVSGRLAPLDGVVFPSICDVIRNLSGMWKILFPDLYVRYFDFPQTDDAALAEGWYRHEMESIRSDLERLSGRKITPDALRASLEAYNLNRRRVREVYALRRQAPHRAPASEAYAVLRAGNVLPVEEHTALLEEYLAAAARVDRRPLDNSRVVVTGSFCEQPPVALLKTLERAGCDIVDDDLILGNRFITEDVPVEGDPIEALAAAFVHRSLPTASKYAAREEKGAWLVRKARDARAEGVIFCAASFCDPALLEEPMLKTALDRAGIAHTSFKFSEDTGQFQAIREQAGTFSDSIRLWSEP, encoded by the coding sequence ATGCTCGAGACGATTCTCGCCCGCGCCGAGGAGATCGCCTTCGACCTCGACCTCACGAGCGTCCGCCGCTTCAAGTCCCATGAGCCTTCGCGCCGGGCGATCGGCTTCATGCCGATCTTCATCCCGCGCGAAATAGTCCACGCGGCGGGAATGCTCCCCGTGGGGTTGATGGGAGGAGGGGATCGCCTGGAGATCATCCGCGGCGACGCCTACTTCCAGTCGTACATCTGCCACATCCCGAGGTCCACGATCGAGATGGGGGTGTCGGGAAGGCTCGCCCCCCTCGACGGCGTCGTCTTCCCCTCGATCTGCGACGTCATCCGCAACCTCTCGGGGATGTGGAAGATCCTCTTCCCCGATCTCTACGTGCGCTACTTCGACTTCCCGCAGACCGACGACGCCGCGCTCGCCGAGGGTTGGTACCGGCACGAGATGGAGTCGATCCGGTCGGATCTCGAGAGGCTGTCGGGGAGGAAGATCACACCGGACGCGCTGCGTGCGAGCCTCGAGGCCTACAACCTCAACAGGCGCCGCGTGCGCGAGGTCTACGCCCTGCGGCGGCAGGCGCCTCATCGGGCCCCCGCCTCCGAGGCCTACGCGGTCCTCCGCGCAGGCAACGTCCTCCCCGTCGAGGAGCACACGGCTCTCCTCGAGGAGTACCTCGCGGCCGCCGCGCGCGTCGATCGCCGTCCTCTCGACAACAGCCGCGTCGTCGTGACCGGCTCGTTCTGCGAGCAGCCCCCCGTGGCGCTCCTGAAGACGCTCGAGCGCGCGGGGTGCGACATCGTCGACGACGATCTGATCCTGGGGAACCGCTTCATCACGGAGGACGTCCCCGTGGAAGGCGATCCCATCGAGGCCCTGGCCGCAGCCTTCGTCCACCGGAGCCTCCCCACGGCGAGCAAGTACGCCGCGCGGGAGGAGAAGGGCGCGTGGCTGGTCCGGAAGGCGCGCGACGCGCGGGCGGAAGGGGTGATCTTCTGCGCGGCGTCGTTCTGCGATCCCGCCCTCCTCGAGGAGCCGATGCTCAAGACAGCGCTCGATCGGGCCGGCATCGCCCACACGTCGTTCAAGTTCTCCGAGGACACGGGCCAGTTCCAGGCGATCCGCGAGCAGGCGGGAACGTTTTCCGACTCGATAAGACTCTGGAGCGAGCCATGA
- a CDS encoding peptidyl-prolyl cis-trans isomerase, whose translation MRPTTPVLATTLRDIILLLTFAAAAAAPAPALAQHGGQGRAAKPAPPAPPSEEARRLTVAVVNGEPITLADLQESFGQRHSGHGGLLAGGEIIREIVDKAVEEKLLVQEGRRMGIADEPAFRKELEIYRDLQMLEALEEVAINKAAEPSPAEVKAAYDLLPRQIHLLVIETRDRAKAGEVFGRVRIGEDFEGVARQLSVHRSRTRGGDMGWVTWGTLDAATEEAALRAPVGQVGGPIAVDDGFLVFKVIEERKGTPPELAKVQDQIRAILAGRAKERKRAELLASIRRAHPPTEDAAAVRKLLAADPADSKSPADPLDEAVLMKTATGLSVAAGYVRGRAAESHLTLAAAWESSRDDSLLIDEARRRLSNDPEIRRSVKLHTEELIRREVERSAVLKDIQIGDADVRAFYDKDPNAFAPPTSYRMRHIVLATQPEAEEVRRQLLAGADFASLAKERSIDASTAGAGGELGWNPGPLSASGPAVERGILALKAGESSDVMHTTQGWAVVQMVEKRAGAAPPFESVKDEVAKRLIITRQRALRESFVAKLRKVSVITVDQKAVARAIEVQDEIASKKLTPAPAAPRKG comes from the coding sequence ATGAGACCGACAACGCCCGTCCTCGCGACCACCCTCCGGGACATCATCCTCCTCCTGACATTCGCCGCGGCGGCCGCGGCTCCGGCCCCCGCCCTCGCGCAGCACGGCGGGCAGGGGAGGGCCGCGAAGCCCGCCCCTCCGGCTCCCCCCAGCGAGGAGGCCAGGCGCCTCACCGTCGCGGTCGTCAACGGAGAGCCCATCACGCTCGCGGATCTCCAGGAGTCGTTCGGCCAGCGCCACTCGGGGCACGGCGGGCTCCTCGCGGGAGGGGAGATCATCCGCGAGATCGTCGACAAGGCCGTCGAGGAGAAGCTCCTCGTGCAGGAGGGACGCCGGATGGGCATCGCCGACGAGCCGGCGTTCAGGAAGGAGCTGGAGATCTACCGGGATCTCCAGATGCTCGAGGCGCTCGAGGAGGTCGCGATCAACAAGGCCGCGGAGCCGAGCCCCGCCGAGGTGAAAGCCGCCTACGACCTCCTTCCGAGGCAGATCCACCTTCTCGTCATCGAGACGCGCGATCGCGCGAAGGCCGGCGAGGTCTTCGGGCGCGTCCGCATCGGCGAGGACTTCGAGGGGGTCGCGCGGCAGCTGTCCGTGCATCGCAGCCGGACGCGCGGCGGAGACATGGGCTGGGTCACCTGGGGAACGCTCGATGCGGCGACGGAGGAGGCGGCTCTCAGAGCCCCCGTCGGCCAGGTCGGCGGGCCGATCGCCGTGGACGACGGATTCCTCGTCTTCAAGGTGATCGAGGAGAGGAAGGGGACTCCCCCCGAGCTCGCCAAGGTCCAGGATCAGATCCGCGCCATCCTCGCGGGGCGCGCCAAGGAGAGAAAGCGCGCGGAGCTCCTCGCCTCGATCCGCCGGGCGCACCCGCCCACCGAGGACGCCGCCGCGGTGCGAAAGCTCCTCGCCGCGGATCCCGCCGACTCGAAGAGCCCGGCCGATCCCCTCGACGAGGCCGTCCTGATGAAGACCGCCACGGGGCTCTCGGTGGCGGCCGGCTACGTCAGGGGGCGGGCGGCCGAGAGTCACCTGACCCTCGCGGCCGCCTGGGAATCGTCGCGCGACGACTCGCTGCTGATCGACGAGGCGAGGCGCCGCCTGTCCAACGACCCAGAGATTCGTCGCAGCGTCAAGCTGCACACCGAGGAGCTGATACGCCGCGAGGTCGAGAGATCGGCCGTGCTGAAGGACATCCAGATCGGCGATGCCGACGTGAGAGCCTTCTACGACAAGGACCCCAACGCCTTCGCTCCGCCCACCTCGTACCGGATGCGCCACATCGTCCTCGCCACGCAGCCGGAGGCGGAGGAGGTGAGGCGGCAGCTTCTTGCCGGGGCCGACTTCGCGTCGCTCGCGAAGGAGAGATCGATCGACGCGAGCACCGCCGGGGCGGGGGGTGAGCTCGGCTGGAATCCGGGGCCCCTCTCGGCGTCGGGGCCGGCGGTCGAGAGAGGGATCCTCGCCCTCAAGGCGGGCGAGTCCAGCGACGTGATGCACACGACGCAGGGCTGGGCCGTGGTGCAGATGGTGGAGAAGCGCGCGGGAGCGGCGCCTCCCTTCGAGAGCGTCAAGGACGAGGTTGCCAAGAGGCTGATCATCACGCGGCAGCGCGCCCTGAGGGAGTCGTTCGTCGCGAAATTGCGCAAGGTGTCGGTGATCACGGTCGATCAGAAGGCCGTCGCGAGGGCCATCGAGGTCCAGGACGAGATCGCCTCGAAGAAGCTGACGCCGGCCCCCGCCGCGCCGAGGAAAGGATGA
- the fabG gene encoding 3-oxoacyl-ACP reductase FabG, whose translation MTTGAGSAIVTGGAGGIGLAVAHELARAGHPVGVVDAAEPAAGALSALDVEGRPHRFVKADVRSFAAAESAVREIEASLGPISVLVACAGISRDRASWRMTEEEWREVLDVNLTGAFTFARAVVTGMRERAEGRIVFISSINGLRGKFGLANYSASKAGLVGLTMTLARELGPRGITVNAVAPGFIRTGLTAKMADEHVEAARRESALGRLGEPEDVAAAVGFLCSARAGYITGQVIQVDGGQNV comes from the coding sequence GTGACGACCGGAGCGGGCTCGGCGATCGTCACCGGGGGCGCAGGAGGGATCGGCCTCGCCGTCGCGCACGAGCTCGCGCGCGCGGGGCATCCGGTCGGCGTCGTCGACGCGGCCGAGCCGGCTGCCGGCGCGCTGAGCGCCCTCGACGTCGAGGGTCGCCCCCACCGATTCGTGAAGGCCGACGTCCGGAGCTTCGCCGCGGCGGAGAGCGCGGTCCGCGAGATCGAAGCCTCCCTCGGCCCCATCTCGGTCCTCGTCGCCTGCGCGGGGATCAGCCGCGATCGCGCGAGCTGGAGGATGACCGAGGAGGAGTGGCGCGAGGTCCTCGACGTCAACCTCACGGGCGCCTTCACCTTCGCCCGGGCCGTCGTGACCGGGATGCGGGAGCGCGCGGAAGGGCGCATCGTCTTCATCTCCTCCATCAACGGCCTGCGCGGCAAGTTCGGCCTCGCCAACTACTCCGCCTCGAAGGCCGGCCTCGTCGGCCTGACCATGACGCTGGCGCGCGAGCTGGGGCCTCGCGGCATCACCGTGAACGCGGTCGCCCCGGGGTTCATCCGCACCGGCCTCACCGCGAAGATGGCGGACGAGCACGTCGAGGCGGCGCGGCGCGAGAGCGCCCTCGGCCGGCTCGGCGAGCCGGAGGACGTCGCGGCGGCGGTCGGCTTTCTCTGCTCGGCGCGCGCCGGGTACATCACGGGCCAAGTGATCCAGGTCGACGGCGGCCAGAACGTCTGA
- the had gene encoding 6-hydroxycyclohex-1-ene-1-carbonyl-CoA dehydrogenase — MKIVRYEMRARAPPLCRVELDAPALAADDVLVEVAGCGVCHTDLGFLHGAVRTNHPLPLTLGHEVSGRVVAAGGPGGEPWIGRAVIVPAVIPCGACALCLKGRGSICRRQVFLGNDIHGGFASHVAVPARGLCHVPGWEPGRPVGAAKIELADLAVLADAFTTAYQAVVRSGLAKGDLAIFVGAGGVGGFGVQIAAALGATVAAIDVDPARLERLRPHGASLTLGARDADAKGIRRSIRDFAGERGLPETEWKIFETSGTPAGQDLAFRLLTYGAHLSVVGYAPADVAVRLSNLMAFDATASGNWGCLPERYPEALALVLDGRVALGPFVERRPLSTIQQVLEEFHAGKISRRAVLVPDAAATPGRS, encoded by the coding sequence ATGAAGATCGTCCGGTACGAGATGCGGGCGCGCGCCCCCCCGCTCTGCCGCGTCGAGCTGGACGCCCCGGCGCTCGCGGCCGACGACGTCCTGGTCGAGGTCGCCGGCTGCGGGGTGTGCCACACGGATCTCGGCTTCCTTCACGGCGCCGTGCGGACGAACCACCCGCTGCCGCTCACGCTCGGCCACGAGGTGAGCGGCCGGGTCGTCGCCGCGGGCGGACCCGGAGGCGAACCGTGGATCGGCCGCGCGGTGATCGTGCCGGCCGTCATCCCCTGCGGCGCGTGCGCGCTGTGCCTGAAGGGGCGCGGCTCGATCTGCCGCCGCCAGGTCTTCCTCGGCAACGACATCCATGGAGGCTTCGCGTCGCACGTCGCCGTCCCCGCGCGCGGCCTCTGTCACGTCCCCGGATGGGAGCCCGGGCGGCCGGTGGGCGCGGCGAAGATCGAGCTCGCCGATCTTGCCGTCCTCGCCGACGCCTTCACGACGGCGTACCAGGCCGTCGTGCGCAGCGGCCTCGCGAAGGGGGATCTCGCGATCTTCGTGGGCGCGGGAGGGGTGGGAGGGTTCGGGGTGCAGATCGCCGCCGCGCTCGGCGCCACGGTCGCCGCGATCGACGTCGATCCGGCCCGCCTCGAACGCCTGCGCCCGCACGGAGCCTCCCTCACGCTCGGCGCGCGCGACGCCGACGCGAAGGGGATCCGCCGGTCGATCCGCGATTTCGCCGGGGAGCGGGGCCTCCCCGAGACGGAGTGGAAGATCTTCGAGACGTCGGGGACGCCGGCGGGACAGGATCTGGCCTTCAGGCTCCTGACGTACGGGGCGCACCTGTCGGTCGTGGGGTACGCGCCCGCCGACGTCGCGGTGAGGCTCAGCAACCTGATGGCCTTCGACGCCACCGCCTCCGGCAACTGGGGGTGCCTCCCCGAGCGGTATCCCGAGGCGCTCGCGCTGGTCCTCGACGGGCGCGTGGCCCTCGGCCCGTTCGTCGAGCGGCGCCCCCTCTCCACGATCCAGCAGGTCCTCGAGGAGTTCCACGCCGGGAAGATCTCGCGGCGCGCCGTGCTGGTCCCCGACGCCGCGGCGACCCCGGGAAGGAGCTGA
- a CDS encoding enoyl-CoA hydratase/isomerase family protein → MSPLEPRPAASFEFQEILYEKRDARATITINRPKSYNAYTTGTLTELVAAFTDASLDDRVAVVVLTGAGDRAFCTGGDVKEYEETYLRRPHDYFKYMAIFRAYLESILNCGKPVIARLNGMAVGGGNESQLACDLTVAADHAFMKQVGVHVGSVAAGGATQWLPLAVGDKRARAMLMLGEPVSARQAVEWGLVNERIPSVTGNGTLLPDATPDQIESARRRRDGFALDLAPLDRRIDALCERLIDTFPECLRYTKRQASFLKEFTWHQTIGHAQDWLSIHFACREPLEGMRAFVEKRPPRYRELRAEAAEGGSPEFPWGAYSAACPKCGATALPSGFSFCGSCGARVEA, encoded by the coding sequence ATGAGCCCGCTCGAGCCCCGTCCCGCGGCCTCGTTCGAGTTCCAGGAGATCCTCTACGAGAAGCGCGACGCCCGCGCGACGATCACCATCAACCGGCCGAAGAGCTACAACGCGTACACGACCGGGACCCTGACCGAGCTGGTCGCCGCGTTCACCGACGCCTCGCTTGACGATCGCGTCGCCGTCGTCGTCCTCACCGGCGCGGGGGACCGCGCTTTCTGCACGGGCGGCGACGTGAAGGAGTATGAGGAAACGTACCTCCGAAGGCCGCACGACTACTTCAAGTACATGGCCATCTTCCGCGCCTACCTCGAGTCGATCCTCAACTGCGGCAAGCCCGTGATCGCGCGGCTGAACGGGATGGCGGTGGGCGGCGGGAACGAGTCCCAGCTCGCCTGCGATCTCACCGTCGCCGCGGATCACGCCTTCATGAAGCAGGTCGGCGTCCACGTCGGGAGCGTCGCAGCGGGCGGGGCCACGCAGTGGCTCCCCCTCGCCGTCGGCGACAAGCGGGCGCGGGCCATGCTGATGCTGGGCGAGCCCGTCAGCGCGCGGCAGGCGGTCGAGTGGGGGCTCGTCAACGAGCGCATCCCCTCCGTCACCGGGAACGGGACGCTCCTGCCGGACGCGACGCCCGACCAGATCGAATCGGCCCGGAGGCGGCGCGACGGCTTCGCCCTCGACCTCGCCCCCCTCGATCGGCGGATCGACGCCCTGTGCGAGCGGCTCATCGACACGTTCCCCGAGTGTTTGAGGTACACGAAGCGGCAGGCGAGCTTCCTCAAGGAGTTCACCTGGCACCAGACGATCGGCCACGCCCAGGACTGGCTCTCGATCCACTTCGCCTGCCGCGAGCCGCTCGAGGGGATGCGCGCGTTCGTGGAGAAGCGCCCCCCGCGCTACCGGGAGCTCCGGGCCGAGGCCGCGGAGGGAGGTTCACCCGAGTTTCCGTGGGGAGCGTACTCGGCGGCGTGCCCGAAGTGCGGCGCCACCGCGCTTCCCTCGGGCTTCTCGTTCTGCGGATCCTGCGGCGCGCGGGTCGAGGCGTGA
- a CDS encoding tryptophanase, whose amino-acid sequence MNTIIEPFKIKSVEPIWITTRAQREGILERAGCNPFRIPARDVLIDLLTDSGTAAMSSAQWAAMMEADEAYACSSSFERFEASVKSIFGFRNILPTHQGRAAERILFSVLCRKGDVIPGNTHFDTTRANIEACGGEAVDLLIPEGTHPAVEHPFKGNMDLGRLEKLIREVGPDRIPLAMITITNNAGGGQPVSLQNIRGAREILSRHGIPFYIDACRFAENAWFIREREPGYADRSPLEIAREIFACADGCTMSAKKDGLANIGGFLATNDDRLASLEKDLLILTEGFPTYGGMAGRDLDAVAVGLMEALEPDYLQYRVASVRYLGDALHHLGIPTVRPPGGHAIYVDARAFLPHIDPLDYPGQALVCEMYRHAGIRAVETGQVMFGRRDPVSGVETKVPLDLVRLAIPRRVYTQSHVDYVVEAMGEIASAAPRLAGLALVEQPAVLRHFTARFAARAATREIAS is encoded by the coding sequence ATGAACACGATCATCGAGCCGTTCAAGATCAAGTCGGTCGAGCCGATCTGGATCACCACGCGCGCCCAGCGCGAGGGGATCCTCGAGCGCGCCGGATGCAATCCATTCCGGATCCCGGCGCGCGACGTCCTCATCGATCTCCTCACCGACAGCGGCACCGCGGCCATGAGCTCCGCGCAGTGGGCCGCGATGATGGAGGCGGACGAGGCGTACGCCTGCTCCTCGAGCTTCGAGCGCTTCGAGGCGAGCGTGAAATCGATCTTCGGCTTCAGGAACATCCTCCCGACGCACCAGGGGCGCGCGGCCGAGCGCATCCTCTTCTCGGTCCTCTGCCGCAAGGGAGACGTGATCCCCGGCAACACGCACTTCGACACGACGCGCGCGAACATCGAGGCGTGCGGCGGCGAGGCGGTGGATCTCCTGATCCCGGAAGGGACGCACCCGGCCGTCGAGCATCCCTTCAAGGGGAACATGGACCTCGGACGGCTCGAGAAGCTGATCCGCGAGGTGGGCCCCGATCGGATCCCGCTCGCGATGATCACCATCACCAACAACGCCGGCGGCGGCCAGCCCGTCTCGCTCCAGAACATCCGCGGCGCCCGGGAGATCCTCTCGCGCCACGGCATCCCCTTCTACATCGACGCCTGCCGCTTCGCCGAGAACGCCTGGTTCATCCGCGAGCGGGAGCCGGGGTACGCGGACCGCTCCCCCCTCGAGATCGCGCGCGAGATCTTCGCGTGCGCCGACGGGTGCACGATGAGCGCGAAGAAGGACGGCCTGGCGAACATCGGCGGCTTCCTCGCGACGAACGACGACCGCCTCGCCTCGCTGGAGAAGGACCTTCTGATCCTGACCGAGGGGTTCCCCACCTACGGCGGGATGGCGGGGCGCGATCTCGACGCCGTCGCCGTGGGGCTCATGGAGGCGCTCGAGCCCGACTACCTCCAGTACCGCGTGGCCTCGGTCCGCTATCTGGGCGATGCCCTCCACCACCTGGGAATTCCGACCGTGCGCCCCCCCGGGGGGCACGCCATCTACGTGGACGCCCGTGCCTTCCTGCCGCACATCGATCCGCTCGACTACCCGGGGCAGGCGCTGGTGTGCGAGATGTACCGGCACGCCGGCATCCGGGCGGTGGAGACCGGGCAGGTGATGTTCGGCCGCCGGGACCCCGTGAGCGGCGTGGAGACGAAGGTGCCGCTCGATCTGGTGAGGCTCGCGATCCCGCGCCGCGTCTACACGCAGAGCCACGTCGACTACGTGGTCGAGGCGATGGGCGAGATCGCCTCCGCGGCGCCCCGCCTGGCGGGGCTCGCCCTCGTCGAGCAGCCCGCCGTCCTTCGCCACTTCACCGCTCGATTCGCCGCGCGCGCGGCGACACGGGAGATCGCGTCATGA
- a CDS encoding VCBS repeat-containing protein: MRESEGAGRLTPPAREILPAAEILWLLMRSGAVAESTLPQAIRDLAASPLEVEPRGRPPLFRPRPEAEAPAAGGDRVVQFDFDRDGVTDRLIAGPTDAAESAAWILTGKIFCGERAARAERGLGEGRFEPWHAGGPPAACLPSGHLSAADVDGDANPDLRLQPDDADPARLEPEIRLLAGSTRWTVAAAPAPH; the protein is encoded by the coding sequence GTGCGCGAGAGCGAGGGGGCCGGGCGCCTGACGCCTCCCGCGCGCGAGATCCTCCCGGCCGCCGAGATCCTCTGGCTTCTGATGCGCTCGGGCGCGGTCGCGGAGTCGACGCTCCCGCAGGCGATCCGGGATCTCGCCGCCTCGCCCCTCGAAGTCGAGCCGAGAGGGCGCCCCCCCCTCTTCCGGCCGCGGCCGGAGGCGGAGGCCCCGGCGGCGGGGGGCGATCGGGTCGTGCAGTTCGATTTCGATCGCGACGGCGTCACCGATCGTCTGATCGCCGGGCCGACCGACGCAGCCGAGTCGGCCGCCTGGATCCTCACCGGAAAGATCTTCTGCGGCGAGCGGGCCGCGCGCGCCGAGCGCGGTTTGGGGGAGGGACGCTTCGAGCCGTGGCACGCCGGGGGGCCGCCGGCTGCCTGCCTCCCCTCGGGCCACCTCTCCGCGGCGGACGTCGACGGCGATGCGAATCCCGACCTGCGCCTCCAGCCGGACGATGCCGACCCCGCGCGCCTCGAGCCGGAGATCCGTCTCCTTGCCGGAAGCACGCGGTGGACTGTCGCCGCGGCCCCGGCCCCCCACTAG
- a CDS encoding discoidin domain-containing protein, translated as MHLRRLWLVFGVCVLGASAVSAQTLNGRIRETFQRIDTDGVVLGNVLQDYQIGFRNHVTQTVWWEARFHALIDGFDQSGAPPTDMQTFEPFFQIVYEGSSWQLSGGMRATETGPKGGISTVPNQQRRDSFGRAQWSVEGLPTVNWLVTDTSVTKEDVRLSNESRSLLTASQGLRSSHWGLSLENRWFEDPNIDFRRDSYEITGNGDTHRSFLAGRLSFSAQGTAAQGRIVDRTSGTVTVDVQRRPRAGLFAIDPTPDVGQLPDAPALVDGDLTAGAADLDADFRNFGFDFGFPQKVDSIFVYVERTLLPGHEQDYFWEVYTSTDGIFWAIHSGAQLGVFNTVRNRFEIRFPLVPANVRYVKIVNLSHSVNEPPLAVTEIEAFGQELRTGQDVTRTEQQSGNLSVLYKASPHVDVTFNSFGNRQGIEEDGLRPARNSDLNNTLATTLRRGVTMTTVSLQAIERDSTDVTAESDRIVAATFAATPVSSLDLSISGQHRRNTSEGDLLARQDLVSVRAAARFLHNTEASVDLSYFRQDAPQVNLDTVRRSANFTLASTLRPSLVFTGNYLIDRQELSGVFSGAPGRTDLYLASRLTWRPTRVFGGGIGYLYQRIGERTGETQMYDVDWLPFPGGSLQVELSKHQDRQSLQGGLRDQNRAAVRWNMNPRTQIELSYSIIRQGIQPQIQRQEISTIFLEWRL; from the coding sequence ATGCATCTGCGACGGCTGTGGCTTGTGTTCGGGGTGTGCGTGTTGGGGGCGAGCGCCGTCTCGGCGCAGACCCTGAACGGCCGCATCCGCGAGACCTTTCAGCGGATCGATACCGACGGCGTCGTCCTGGGGAACGTCCTGCAGGACTATCAGATCGGCTTCAGAAACCACGTCACCCAGACCGTCTGGTGGGAGGCGAGGTTCCACGCCCTCATCGACGGCTTCGATCAGAGCGGCGCCCCCCCCACCGACATGCAGACCTTCGAGCCCTTCTTCCAGATCGTCTATGAGGGTTCGAGCTGGCAGCTCAGCGGCGGGATGAGGGCCACCGAGACGGGGCCGAAGGGAGGGATCTCCACCGTCCCGAACCAGCAGCGCCGCGACTCGTTCGGGCGCGCGCAGTGGTCGGTGGAAGGGCTCCCGACGGTCAACTGGCTCGTGACGGACACCTCCGTCACGAAGGAGGACGTCAGGCTCTCGAACGAGAGCCGGTCGCTCCTGACGGCCTCGCAGGGTCTCAGGAGCTCCCACTGGGGGCTCAGCCTGGAGAACCGCTGGTTCGAGGACCCGAACATCGATTTCCGCCGCGATTCGTACGAGATCACGGGAAACGGCGACACGCACCGCTCGTTTCTCGCAGGCCGCCTGTCGTTCAGCGCGCAGGGGACGGCGGCGCAGGGGCGCATCGTCGATCGGACCTCGGGCACGGTCACCGTCGACGTCCAGCGGCGCCCGCGCGCAGGACTCTTCGCGATAGATCCGACCCCCGACGTGGGCCAGCTCCCCGACGCCCCGGCGCTCGTCGACGGCGATCTCACGGCCGGCGCCGCCGATCTCGACGCCGACTTCCGAAACTTCGGCTTCGACTTCGGCTTCCCGCAGAAGGTGGACTCGATCTTCGTCTACGTGGAGAGGACGCTCCTCCCGGGGCACGAGCAGGACTACTTCTGGGAGGTCTACACGAGCACGGACGGGATCTTCTGGGCGATCCACTCGGGGGCGCAGCTCGGCGTCTTCAACACGGTGCGCAACCGCTTCGAGATCCGCTTCCCCCTCGTCCCGGCGAACGTGCGCTACGTGAAGATCGTGAACCTCTCCCACAGCGTCAACGAGCCGCCGCTGGCGGTGACGGAGATCGAGGCGTTCGGGCAGGAGCTGCGGACCGGACAGGACGTGACGCGCACCGAGCAGCAGAGCGGGAACCTCAGCGTCCTCTACAAGGCCTCCCCGCACGTCGACGTCACGTTCAACTCCTTCGGCAACCGGCAGGGGATCGAGGAGGACGGCCTTCGGCCGGCGCGGAACAGCGATCTGAACAACACCCTCGCCACGACCCTCCGCCGGGGGGTGACGATGACGACGGTCAGCCTCCAGGCGATCGAGCGCGACTCCACCGACGTGACGGCGGAGAGCGATCGGATTGTCGCGGCGACGTTCGCGGCCACGCCGGTGTCGAGCCTGGATCTCTCCATCTCCGGGCAGCACCGCCGCAACACCTCGGAGGGAGATCTCCTCGCACGGCAGGATCTCGTCAGCGTCCGCGCGGCCGCGCGCTTCCTCCACAACACCGAGGCCTCGGTGGACCTCTCGTACTTCAGGCAGGACGCCCCCCAGGTCAACCTCGACACCGTGCGCCGTTCGGCGAACTTCACGCTCGCCTCGACGCTTCGCCCGTCGCTGGTCTTCACGGGGAACTACCTGATCGATCGGCAGGAATTGAGCGGCGTCTTCTCCGGGGCGCCGGGGAGGACCGACCTCTACCTCGCCTCGCGCCTCACCTGGCGCCCCACGCGCGTCTTCGGCGGCGGCATCGGCTACCTGTACCAGAGGATAGGGGAGAGGACGGGGGAGACGCAGATGTACGACGTCGACTGGCTCCCGTTCCCCGGCGGGAGCCTCCAGGTCGAGCTGAGCAAGCACCAGGACAGACAGTCCCTCCAGGGGGGGCTCCGGGATCAGAACCGCGCGGCGGTCCGATGGAACATGAACCCGCGCACCCAGATCGAGCTCTCGTACTCGATCATCCGGCAGGGGATCCAGCCCCAGATCCAGAGGCAGGAGATCTCGACCATCTTCCTGGAGTGGCGGCTGTGA